The Nitrospira sp. genome contains the following window.
GCGCATGACGACGCCGTTTCGGACGAACGCGCGGACGCGACAGCCGTGGGTGTCGTTCGGTGAGCAGCACCAGGTAAAGGATGAGTCGTACCGGTACTGGTCGTGATACACACGTTCCCAGGACCGATCCGGGTACTCACCCAGCGGGTTCCCAACCTCGATGACCGGCTGCAGCGCGGTCAACGCGAGGACTTTATCCGCCACGGCCACGGCCGCGACGGTTCCCGCCGAGATTTTGAGAAACTGTCTCCGTGAAACGGAAACCTGCATAATAGCTACCTCCTTGTGAGGCACATGAGTCCCTCATGCACCTGTTCGTACAACCTCACTACACTCACGTGGATGCAATCTTGTCTGGAGTACCCCCTTTCCTTGTGTCGAATTGGAAACATTCGCCCCTCACAATTCGAAATTGTCGAGCGGACATTCGCTCGCGCTATAGGAGTATTACAATTCACGTGCCGTGGAGGACGAAGAATGTGGCCTCGGTTCGTCTTGGTAACGAGTGTTTTATATTAATAAAATCAATGTGTTGAGACTATCGATGGGGCGGGAAAGAGGACGGTGGTGGCTGGCGAAAACGAAGGGGTCAGTAACTGCTGACTACGAGTGGGGATGTGTTGTTTAAGCTATTGAAATATAACGATCTATTCATGTCTGTAAATGCGGACGCGCAGGCTATTCATTGATTTATTCAATAAAAACAATTATTTATATTCACTTGTGGTGGGTGGGTGTCATGCTTTGCTGACACCGCTATTTTTCGTCTTTTGTATAGCGGCGCATGATCTCGTGGAAGTAGGAACGTGGTAGGCCGGCGTCCTGGGCGGCATGGGTGACGTTCCCCTGATGGATCGTCAGTTTGGTCGAGATGTACCGACGGTTGAAGGCCTCCAGGACCTGTTCCTTGGCTTTCGCATACGGCAGGTGGAGATAGTCTTCTTCGGGGGCCTCGCGCTGTCGCTCGTCTGGCACGGCGAGCATGCCGGCGACGTCCGCGATACCGATGCGGTCGCCCTTGGCGAGCATGACCGCCCGTTCCATCACGTTTCGTAATTCCCGGACATTCCCCGGCCATGGGTAAGCGACGAGCTCTGTGACGGCGGAGGGATGGAGATCCTCCACGCGTTTCGTAAACTCCTTGGCATAGCGTGCAATGAAGTGTCGGGCGAGCACGGGGATATCTTCCGTCCGTTCACGGAGAGGCGGTACGCGGATCACCATGACATTGAGGCGAAAGAACAGGTCTTTCCGGAACTCGTTCCGCTTTACCTTCTCAGCCAGGTCCTGATTGGTCGCGGCGATAAAGCGGACGTTCACCTTCCGCTGCTGGGTGCTGCCGACCGCCCGCACTTCCCCGGCTTCCAGCACACGCAGGAGTTTCGCCTGCAGATTGGCGGGGAGGTCGCCGATTTCGTCGAGAAAGACGGTGCCGTGGCTGCCTGACTCGATCAAGCCGGTTCGGTCCGCCACTGCGCCGGTGAATGCGCCGCGGACATGGCCGAACAACTCACTCTCCACGGTGCCTTCCGAGAAGGTGGTGCAGTCGACAACCTGGAACGGGCCGTCGCTATCGAGACTGCGCTCGTGAATCGCCTTGGCGATCAATTCCTTACCCGTGCCGGTTTCCCCGATGATCAGTGTGGTGGAGGGGACCCGGGCGATGGCTTCGATCATGGCCATCACGTTTCTGATCGGGGAGCTCACACCTACCAGGTTCTTGAAGGGAATGCGTGGCGCGGCAGGCTCGTCCGGTGAGGCCTGCAGGAGGATTTCCGACATGCGCATGGCCCGATGAATGCGCGCCGACAGATCCATCGTGTCGTAGGGCTTCACGATGTAGTCGAATGCTCCATGGCGCATCGCGTCAATGACCGTCTCGATCGCATGGACCCAGCTGACGATGATGACGGGGATACGCCGGTTCAGGTCCTGTACCCGCCGCAGGAGTTCGATTCCGCTCATGCCCGGCAGCCGCACGTCGGCGATGATCAGATCGATCGGTTGCTGTTGCAGCCGCTCCAGCGCGCCCTCGGCCGTGGCGTTGATGACCAGCGTGACCTGCTCATCCTCATGGCGGGGCAGTTCATGCTCGACCGTGCGCAAGAACATGTCCACGTCTCCCGCGTCGTCCTCGACCAGCAGGATCGTGAAGACTTTGTGCTTGGTGCCTGACATGCGTGTCTTTCTCGGAAACTCCTACAGTCCGCTCACAGCAATGGTTTTTTGATCTGGTGCGGTTCAGACTGGCCCGGGGTCGGCCATGAGTGCGTTGCGTGAATTGCTGTCCTCTGGCCCGTATCTTAGGAGGGCAAGGCGAGGCAAATCAACTCTGTGGCCCACTCCAAGCAGGGCCGTATCCCGACGGCTATTTCTCAAAAATCAGCATGAGGTAGGCCAGGAACAGGAGCAGGTGGACGGCTCCGAGCAGGACATTGGTGCGTCTGACGGCAAAGGTCAGCATGCTGACCACGAAGGTCAGGACCAGGAGGATGGTATCGACTGTGTCGATCCCGAGAATGATGGTGGATTCAGTAAAGAAGCCGATAGCGAGGACGGCTGGAATGGTGAGGCTGATACTCGCGAGCACCGATCCAAGGAGAATATTGACGGAGCGCTGCAATTGATTGGCCAGAGCGGCCCGGACCGCGCCAAGAGATTCGGGGGCCAGCACGAGCCCGGCGACCAGCACACCGCCTAACGCATGGGGGGCATTCCACAGGCGAAGTGTGTAATCGATCGGTGTCGCCACATGTTCCGAGAGAATGACGAGCGGAAGCAGGTAGGCCACCAGGAGGAGTGTATGGCGCCAGACAGGTGTCTTCGGGGCCTGTTCAGTCTGATGGAGCAAGGCCATTTTTCGCTTGCTCTGGCTCCGGGGTGCCACGAAGTAGTCGCGGTGGCGCAGATTCTGAATCGCGAGAAACACACCATACAACCCCAAGGACATCACGATGAGAAAGGTGGATTGATGGGGGGAAAATGTCGGACCGGGGGAGGAAATCGTATAACTTGGCAGCACGAGCCCCAACACCGCCAACGGGACAATGACTGCGAGGAACGCGTTCGCCCCTTGTAGATTGTAGGTCTGTTCGTGGTACCGCAGGCCCCCGAGCAGGAGGGAGAGGCCGACCATGCCGTTCAGCACGATCATGACCACCGCAAACATGGCGTCACGCGCGAGCGACGCATTCCCGTTGCCCGTATACATAAAGGCTGTAATCATCATCACTTCGATTCCGGTGACCGACAAGGTCAGAATGACGGTTCCCATCGGTTCGCCGAGCCGCTCCGCAAGGTGCTCCGCATGACGAAGGACCGCAAAGGCGGAGAGAATAATCACGAGCAGGAGCCAGCCGAGGATGGCGCTCAATCGAATGGGGTTAGAGAGGTCGCTTAGCCACTCATGGCCAGAGTGAAAGAACAGGGCGGCAGTTCCGACAGGCAGGAGCAGGAGCCATTCTCCAAGCGTCCAGCCGGTCGGCTTTGGGGTGTTGCGATTCGGGAAGTGGAGGACCGAAGACTCATGTTGAGTGGGTGTGGTGAGAGGCAACATGGTCTACGTGAATCCGCCAATAAACATCACTGCCGCCCGGCTCAGGACGTGCTTCTGAGTCCGATGATGCCGAGGACGATGCAAAGCAGCGAGAGCACTTTGATGATCGAGGCAGTTTCTGCGAAGAGGACCATGCCGAGGACGGCGGTGCCTGCCGCGCCGATACCTGTCCATACCGCATACCCCGTTCCCACGGGGATCGTTTTCAAGGCTTGAGCCAGGCAGCCGAAGCTCGCCGCCATGGCGACCAATGTTCCCACTGTGGGCCACGGCCGGGTAAATCCTTCGGTGTACTTCAACCCGATGGCCCAACAGATTTCAAAAAGTCCGGCGACACAGAGTAACGTCCACGCCATAGTTTTGCTTGCATCAACCTTCGTGACGTGTGACCGGGAAAGGGAGCTTCACACATGGAACCGTTCCAGCATAGAGATAACACGATCAGCTCGTCCGGGTAACCTCGGCAGATCACTAGGGACATTGAGCGGGGCGACTGAATGGAATGCGGAAGACGCATTCTCATCGGAGGGACAGTCGTCAGCGGGCGGGTTCCTCTTCCAGCGCTGCCGGTTTATCCGGTCGATCGAACCACTGATACAGCACCGGCAGCACGATCAAGGTCAGGAGGGTGGAGCTGACTAACCCACCGATCACCACGATGGCCAGCGGCCGCTGCACCTCCGATCCGATGCCGTGAGATAGCGCCAATGGAAGCAGCCCGAGCAATGCAACGACCGCCGTCATCAGCACGGGGCGCAATCGGAGTGTGCAACCGGTGACGACCGCTTCCCCCTGATTCATGCCCTCGTCGCGAAGTTTGTTGATGTATGAGACCAGGACGATGCCGTTGAGCACGGCCACCCCGAAGAGATTGATGAACCCGACGGAAGCCGGCACGCTGAGATACTCGCCCGTCAGCCACAGGGCGGCGATACCGCCGATCAGGGCAAAGGGCAGGTTCAAAATAATCAACGCGGCGTGACGCAACGAGTTGAACGACGAAAAGAGAATGAGAAAAATGACGCCGATGGTGATCGGGACAATAATTTTCAGCCGGGCCATCGCCCGCTGCATGTTTTCAAATGAACCGCCCCAGAGCAGCCGGTACCCGGTGGGCAACTGGACCTGCCGGTCGATTTTCGTCTGGGCTTCATGCACGATGCTTTCAATGTCGCGGCCGAACGTATTGAAGCCGACATAGATCCGGCGCTGCAGGCCTTCACGGCTGATCAGTGCCGGGCCTTCGCGCAGTTCCACCTTGGCGATGTCACCCAGCGGAATCAATGCGCCGGCCGCGGTGGTCAGGAGGATATTGCCGATGGTGTCGACGCTGTCGCGATATTGTTCTGGAAAACGAAGAATGAGGTCGAAGCGGCGCTGCCCTTCGTAGACGCGCGTGGCAGCGTCGGCGCCGATCGCGGTCGTAATGATTTCCCGGATCTGGGCGACATTGATGCCGTGGCGGGCGATCTTGCCGCGATCGATATCGATGGTCAGGTAAGACTGCCCGAAGAGTTGCTCCACACGCACGTCCTTGACCCCTTGAATGCCGTTCATGATGCCCTGAATTTTTTCCGCCGTGCTGCGCAGAATGTCCAGGTCTTCGCCGATCACTTTCACGGTCGCTTCCGAACGGACCCCCGAAACCAGCTCATCGACACGCTGTTGAATCGGCTGGCTGATCAGGAAATTGGCGCCCGGAATCTGTTGCAGGCGACGGCGGATCGCGTCATCGAGTTGCGATTTGGTCGAGGCGGTTTTCCATTGATCCATCGGGGCGAGCGACACGACGGGATCGCTCGCATTCGGCTCCTGAGGATCGTTGCCCAATTCAGTCCGGCCGATTTTCGACACCACCATGCGGGCTTCCGGGAACTCCAGCACCGCTCGCTGCATTTCCTTCTCGATCTCGATGGATTTTTCCAACGAAATGCCGGGAAGCCGGATGGTTTGAGGCGTCACCGACCCCTCGTTCAAGATGGGGATGAACTCGCCCCCCAGAAAGGGAAACAGCGCCAGGCTGCCGGCCAGCAGGCTGAGGGCGAGTGCGAGCACGGCGGTGCGATGGCCGAGCGCCCATTCGAGCGTCGGCAGGTAGCCACGCTTGACCCAGCGCAGGAGAAAGGTGTCTTCCTCCTTGGGATCCTTGAGAACCAGGGAGCAGAGCACGGGCGACAGGGTCAGCGACAGCAACAGGGAGATCAGCAGGGCAATGATGATGGTATAGGCCAGCGGCTGAAACATCTTCCCTTCCATGCCCTGCAAGGACAGGATCGGAAAAAAGACGATGATGATGATCAGGATGCCGAAGACGACCGGCTGTCCCACTTCCATGGCCGCCTGCAGAATCAAGGAGGTCTTGCCGGTCGAAGAGTCGCGGTGTTCGGAGAGATGGCGATAGACGTTTTCCACCACCACCACGGAGCCGTCCACCATCATGCCGATCGCGATGACCAACCCGCCCAGCGACATCAAATTGGCGGTCAACCCGACCCGATCCATGACGATGAAGGTGGCCAGCGGGGTGAGGATCAGGGTGGCGGTGACGATGAGGGCGCTGCGGACATTGCCGAGAAAGAGGAAGAGGACCACGACCACTAGGACCACGCCTTCGAACAGGGCCTTATAGACGGTGTTCAAGGCGGAGGTAATCAGTTCGATGCGATCGTAAAACGGGACGATGCGGAGTCCGCCGGGGAGCAGCTTGTGCTGGTGAATGTCATCGATTTTGGTTTTGACCGCCTGGACGACTTCACGGGCGTTGCCGCCGCGGAGCATGAGCACGATTCCGGTGACCGCTTCATGTTTGCCGTTGATGACGGCCGCGCCGTGGCGGATGGCGTGCCCCACGCGAACTTCGGCCACGTCCCGCACATAGACCGGGGTACCGCCCTCTTCTTTCACGACGATTTGTTCGATGTCCGCGAGGGTCTTGATGAGACCGACCCCCCGGACGATGAATCGCTCGGCGTTCTTTTCCAGAATGTTGCCGCCGGCGTTGGCATTGTTCTGTTCGACCGCCCGGAACACATCGTGGAGCGCGAGGTTGTATTTTCGCAGCAGTCCCGGCTCGACCATGACCTGAAATTCTTTGACGAACCCTCCCAGGGAGTTCACGTCCACCACATCCGGGAGTCCCTTGAGCAACGGGCGGATCAGCCAATCCTGGAGGGTGCGCCGGTTCATCAATTCGGACTCGGAGAGCTGAGTGCCCGCCGTGTCGTCCTGCGGGCCCTTCAAGAAATATTGAAAGACTTCGCCCAGCCCGGTGGTATTGGGGACCAACTGGGACAGAGAACCGGGCGGCAGTTGATCCTGCACTTCGAGAATGCGTTCGAGCACGACCTGTCGCGCCAGGTAGATATCGACCGTGTCTTCGAAGATCACGTCGATCATGGAAAGCCCGACCTTCGACAGCGAACGCACCTCGACCAGGCCGGGTGAGCCGGTCAATTGGAGTTCGAGGGGAAACGTCACGAACCGTTCGATTTCTTCGGGAGAGAGCCCGGGCGTTTTCGTCACGACCTGGACCAGGACGGTCGTGACATCGGGAAAGGCGTCGATGGGAATGGTTTGGAACGAGTAGATACCTCCGAGGGCCAGGGCCAGGGCCAGGACGACCACCAGGACACGTTGGCGGAGGGACATTTGCAGCAGCGACGATAACATGCAATCAGATCTGGGAGCCGAACAACTCGGATTTGAGGACGTAGGAGCCCTTCACGACGACGGCCTCCTGTTCCTGGACGCCGCCGAAGACCTTGACCTGCTTGCCGTTGGATTCCCCCAATTGGACGTCGCGGACTTCGAAGACCCCCGGTTCACGTTGAACGAAGACGAATTGGCGGTCACGGTCTCGCTGCACGGCCGTTTCGGGAATCAGGAGTGTTTCCGGTTGCGGTTCTGAATACACGCGGACGGTGGCATACATCGAGGGTTTCAGTTTGCGTTCGGGGTTGGACAGTTCGAGCCGCAGCCGCATGGTGCGGGTGGCCGGATCGAGTACGTCTCCGACATAGGTGATCCGACCCTGAAAGATCTGTCCCGGATAGGCGGTCACGTGCACTTCCACGGCCTGTCCGTCTCCCTCCAGGTCGGCCTGGATATACGGAATATCCTTTTCCGGAATTTTCGCGGTCACCCAGACCTCCGAGAGGTCGGCGACGACAAACAGTTTTTCCGTGGTTTCCACGACCTCGCCCTTGGTCAGATTCCGGGCGATGATCCGGCCGTCGAAGGGAGCGACCACCGGGACGTGTGACCGGATGGTGTGATTGCGATCCAGATTGCGCAAATCCTCGTCGGTGAGTCCCAGGATCAGGAGGCGGTCCCGCGTTTCCCGTTGTTCGGCGCGAAGGCTGATCATTTCCCCCTCGCGGCGTTGCAGTTCAGCCACACCGATGACTTTTTCCTTCAGAAGCAGCTCTGCCCGCCGGAAGGCTCGATCGGCGACATTCAGTTTGGCGGTCGCCTTGAGGTAGGCCGACTGGGCCATACCCAGTTCGCTGCTGTAGAGCAGGGCCAACAGAGTACCCCCTTTGACCTCTCGGCCCAGGTCGGCATAGACGTCGATGACCCGCCCGCGGACCAGCGTCGTGATTTCCGCCAGGGCGTGCTCATTTGGTTCGATGGTGCCGGGGAAATCGCGAAAGGTGCGAAATTCTCCCCGCGTCAGCGGTTGCACTTCGATGCCGGCCGATTTGATTTTGTCGGCCGTCAGCCGGACGAGGCCGCTCTCGGTCGCAGCGGCGGGCGGATTGGCCCCCGTGGCGTTGGGGGGCGGGCCTTCGCATCCGGAGAGGAACTGCAAGGGCAATGCGCTAAGCAGCATCGTCAAGGCCAATCGCAGAGAATAGGCGCGTGCATGGCTCCGGGCTGTGCTGAAGTGTGGATGGGCTGGTTTCATTACAGAGCGCCTCCCACGGCACGTTCCAGGAGCGCGAGTGACATGGAGAGATCGAATTGGGCCTGGGCGTAGTCCAGCAAAATCTGACGCTGCACCCGTTGGGCGTCGAGCACTTCGATGAGGCTGGAGGCCCCCTGCTGGAAGCTGAACTTCGCGATTCGCAGCGCTTCATCGGCCTGTTTCAAGAGCCCCTTTTCATAGACCTCGATCATATCCGCAGTCGTTTTCGCATCCTGAAAATGCTGGCTGACGTTTCGGATCAATTCATTTCGCGCACGAAGAAATTCAGCTTCGCCTTTGCGTTTACTTCCGAAGGCCGAGATGATTTCGCCCTGCCGCCGATCCCACACGGGAGTGGGGAATGTGACGCCGCCGGTGAAGGCTTCCCGACCGATTTCCCGCCAGTAGCTGCCTCCGATCGTGATATTCGGCACACGGGCCTGACGTTCGAACTCCAGGCTATGGTCGGCCTGCTCGACCGACTTGCGCAGGCGCACGATCGTCGGATGTTGGGTGAGCGCGCGCTCGGTCAGAATGTCGATGCCGAATCCCGGGCCCACACGGTGGAGTTGCCCGTCGATGGCGTACGTCGGCCCGAGTGAACCGGCCGTCAGGGTATCGAGCATCACCCGATTGACCCGCACTCGATTGGCCGCTCTCGTCAGCGACTGATTGGCTTTCAATACTTCCACTCCGGAGCGAATCGCTTCGAACTGCGGACTCTCCCCCAGGCGTACCCGGGTCCGTACCGCCTTGTCGACATCCTCCACGGTGGCCAGATTCTGCTGTGCGAGGACCAGCGCGCGCTGAGCCAGGAGAAGATCGTAAAAGGCGACCTTGACGTCGGCGACCAAATTGAGCTGCGTTTCCGCCAGTCCGGCCGAGGCGGCGGCGACGCCGGCTTCACTGGCGCGCTGGCGGGCCGCGCGCTTTGACGGCCACTCGATCGGTTGTCCGACGCTCAGATTGAATTCCGTCACCCGCTCACGCACCGCCGGATCGAAGAGTCCCAGGTCGCGCATCCTGCCGACGCCGCTGTTCGCGCTGACCGAGGGGTTGAGATAGGTGTACGCGGCCACCTGTTGTCCACGGTTCTGATCGATCGTGCCCTCCGCGCTGGCAACGGTAGGATTGCGCGTCAACGCGAAATTCAGCACCGCCTCCAGCGAATAGACCGGATCGGACGACCCCGGGGGCGGTGCGGTTGCCCGGTCGGCGGCAAGGCTGGAGGCCGGACTCAAGAGCACGACGAATAGACACGCAAGGAGGGCGAAGGCGACGACCAGTCCGTCGTATCTGAGCGCCGGCGCCGGTCGTTTGTCCCATGGCATGGATCGTTGAGGCATGAAGGTCGCGCCGAGCTGTGGTCCGCATACTCGGCCTTTTCCGGCTTCTGATTGCGGCTGCGGCTCGTGCATCGGTCCGCGTCGATCTGCATAGTTCATCGTCGCCCTTCCTCCCTCCGCAGAACCGTGCCCGGCACTGAACGGTGCGTCCCCACTGCGCGATGCCCGTTGTCCTGCTGCAAACAACCTAGCACCTTCCCGGAGCGAAGTCGATCAAGTGCGCAGGTGCGCGCGTCGCGAGCGACAGTGCGGAGGGGGCAGGAATGGAGGCCAGGCCGGTGATTCCATCGAGAGTACAGACTGTGTGGTGTAGGAGGGGTCTCCCAATGACTTGCGATGAAGCGAGTCCAGCACTGTGCGGTTCGATGGAGTCGGCCTGGCGAACAGGTCGAATATCTGGTCCGATGCATCCGCTTGAGAACATTCCTCTGTAACCGATCCACTGTCGCCTTCTTGGCGCATGCAATGGACGGGATCTTCGTAATGACCGGCCGACAACGCGGCTGCGGCTCACCTGCGTGGAGCGGCGCCCGGTCGTGTCAGGTATGAATCTGTTAGGCGTCGTAGAGATGTTCTTGTGTGAGTCGATGATACAAGGTGGCGCACTGAGGGCAATACCCTTCGGAAAAGGTGGGGCCATGCGATGTCACATCGTGGCTCTCCATGAATGTCTGCATGTCCGACCATACCGCGCAGGAGTTTCCATCCGTCTTGTTGTCCCGCACTCGCCAGCAAACCTGGCATTGTGTGGCTGCGGAGTCCATCCTTCAGATCTCCTTCGACCGTATCCAGCCGGTATGATCGATGGGCATGGGGAACGGCGAACACCTACAGGTAGGGTAACGAAGGCGAAGAAGAGAGGCAACTAGGCGATGTCCTAGGTCGAAGGTGAAATGTCCCGAGTCCGATGTCAGCGCGGCAAGCCCGGGCTAGGCCGATGTCAGCCCGTGCGCAAGCGCGTACTTGGTCAGTTCTGCGGTGGTGCGGAGGTTGAGATGAAAGATGATCTGAGCTTTGTGAAACTCGACGGTTTTCGGCGAGATATTCAGCAGCGAGGCGATTTCCTTGATGGTGCGTCCCTCGGCAATGAGCTGCAGCACTTCCCGCTGGCGCGGCGTCAGTTCCTGCCGT
Protein-coding sequences here:
- a CDS encoding sigma-54-dependent Fis family transcriptional regulator; protein product: MSGTKHKVFTILLVEDDAGDVDMFLRTVEHELPRHEDEQVTLVINATAEGALERLQQQPIDLIIADVRLPGMSGIELLRRVQDLNRRIPVIIVSWVHAIETVIDAMRHGAFDYIVKPYDTMDLSARIHRAMRMSEILLQASPDEPAAPRIPFKNLVGVSSPIRNVMAMIEAIARVPSTTLIIGETGTGKELIAKAIHERSLDSDGPFQVVDCTTFSEGTVESELFGHVRGAFTGAVADRTGLIESGSHGTVFLDEIGDLPANLQAKLLRVLEAGEVRAVGSTQQRKVNVRFIAATNQDLAEKVKRNEFRKDLFFRLNVMVIRVPPLRERTEDIPVLARHFIARYAKEFTKRVEDLHPSAVTELVAYPWPGNVRELRNVMERAVMLAKGDRIGIADVAGMLAVPDERQREAPEEDYLHLPYAKAKEQVLEAFNRRYISTKLTIHQGNVTHAAQDAGLPRSYFHEIMRRYTKDEK
- a CDS encoding calcium:proton antiporter, coding for MLPLTTPTQHESSVLHFPNRNTPKPTGWTLGEWLLLLPVGTAALFFHSGHEWLSDLSNPIRLSAILGWLLLVIILSAFAVLRHAEHLAERLGEPMGTVILTLSVTGIEVMMITAFMYTGNGNASLARDAMFAVVMIVLNGMVGLSLLLGGLRYHEQTYNLQGANAFLAVIVPLAVLGLVLPSYTISSPGPTFSPHQSTFLIVMSLGLYGVFLAIQNLRHRDYFVAPRSQSKRKMALLHQTEQAPKTPVWRHTLLLVAYLLPLVILSEHVATPIDYTLRLWNAPHALGGVLVAGLVLAPESLGAVRAALANQLQRSVNILLGSVLASISLTIPAVLAIGFFTESTIILGIDTVDTILLVLTFVVSMLTFAVRRTNVLLGAVHLLLFLAYLMLIFEK
- the sugE gene encoding quaternary ammonium compound efflux SMR transporter SugE, with product MAWTLLCVAGLFEICWAIGLKYTEGFTRPWPTVGTLVAMAASFGCLAQALKTIPVGTGYAVWTGIGAAGTAVLGMVLFAETASIIKVLSLLCIVLGIIGLRSTS
- a CDS encoding efflux RND transporter permease subunit: MLSSLLQMSLRQRVLVVVLALALALGGIYSFQTIPIDAFPDVTTVLVQVVTKTPGLSPEEIERFVTFPLELQLTGSPGLVEVRSLSKVGLSMIDVIFEDTVDIYLARQVVLERILEVQDQLPPGSLSQLVPNTTGLGEVFQYFLKGPQDDTAGTQLSESELMNRRTLQDWLIRPLLKGLPDVVDVNSLGGFVKEFQVMVEPGLLRKYNLALHDVFRAVEQNNANAGGNILEKNAERFIVRGVGLIKTLADIEQIVVKEEGGTPVYVRDVAEVRVGHAIRHGAAVINGKHEAVTGIVLMLRGGNAREVVQAVKTKIDDIHQHKLLPGGLRIVPFYDRIELITSALNTVYKALFEGVVLVVVVLFLFLGNVRSALIVTATLILTPLATFIVMDRVGLTANLMSLGGLVIAIGMMVDGSVVVVENVYRHLSEHRDSSTGKTSLILQAAMEVGQPVVFGILIIIIVFFPILSLQGMEGKMFQPLAYTIIIALLISLLLSLTLSPVLCSLVLKDPKEEDTFLLRWVKRGYLPTLEWALGHRTAVLALALSLLAGSLALFPFLGGEFIPILNEGSVTPQTIRLPGISLEKSIEIEKEMQRAVLEFPEARMVVSKIGRTELGNDPQEPNASDPVVSLAPMDQWKTASTKSQLDDAIRRRLQQIPGANFLISQPIQQRVDELVSGVRSEATVKVIGEDLDILRSTAEKIQGIMNGIQGVKDVRVEQLFGQSYLTIDIDRGKIARHGINVAQIREIITTAIGADAATRVYEGQRRFDLILRFPEQYRDSVDTIGNILLTTAAGALIPLGDIAKVELREGPALISREGLQRRIYVGFNTFGRDIESIVHEAQTKIDRQVQLPTGYRLLWGGSFENMQRAMARLKIIVPITIGVIFLILFSSFNSLRHAALIILNLPFALIGGIAALWLTGEYLSVPASVGFINLFGVAVLNGIVLVSYINKLRDEGMNQGEAVVTGCTLRLRPVLMTAVVALLGLLPLALSHGIGSEVQRPLAIVVIGGLVSSTLLTLIVLPVLYQWFDRPDKPAALEEEPAR
- a CDS encoding efflux RND transporter periplasmic adaptor subunit is translated as MKPAHPHFSTARSHARAYSLRLALTMLLSALPLQFLSGCEGPPPNATGANPPAAATESGLVRLTADKIKSAGIEVQPLTRGEFRTFRDFPGTIEPNEHALAEITTLVRGRVIDVYADLGREVKGGTLLALLYSSELGMAQSAYLKATAKLNVADRAFRRAELLLKEKVIGVAELQRREGEMISLRAEQRETRDRLLILGLTDEDLRNLDRNHTIRSHVPVVAPFDGRIIARNLTKGEVVETTEKLFVVADLSEVWVTAKIPEKDIPYIQADLEGDGQAVEVHVTAYPGQIFQGRITYVGDVLDPATRTMRLRLELSNPERKLKPSMYATVRVYSEPQPETLLIPETAVQRDRDRQFVFVQREPGVFEVRDVQLGESNGKQVKVFGGVQEQEAVVVKGSYVLKSELFGSQI
- a CDS encoding TolC family protein, translated to MNYADRRGPMHEPQPQSEAGKGRVCGPQLGATFMPQRSMPWDKRPAPALRYDGLVVAFALLACLFVVLLSPASSLAADRATAPPPGSSDPVYSLEAVLNFALTRNPTVASAEGTIDQNRGQQVAAYTYLNPSVSANSGVGRMRDLGLFDPAVRERVTEFNLSVGQPIEWPSKRAARQRASEAGVAAASAGLAETQLNLVADVKVAFYDLLLAQRALVLAQQNLATVEDVDKAVRTRVRLGESPQFEAIRSGVEVLKANQSLTRAANRVRVNRVMLDTLTAGSLGPTYAIDGQLHRVGPGFGIDILTERALTQHPTIVRLRKSVEQADHSLEFERQARVPNITIGGSYWREIGREAFTGGVTFPTPVWDRRQGEIISAFGSKRKGEAEFLRARNELIRNVSQHFQDAKTTADMIEVYEKGLLKQADEALRIAKFSFQQGASSLIEVLDAQRVQRQILLDYAQAQFDLSMSLALLERAVGGAL